The following are encoded in a window of Brevibacillus ruminantium genomic DNA:
- a CDS encoding acyl-CoA carboxylase subunit beta, producing the protein MSKHAEEMLRERTAQVEKGGDEKYHDKLKEQNKLFVRDRLKLLFDDEFLLEDGLFANFMAGDLPADGVVTAIGKVNGQTVCVMANDSTVKAGSWGARTVEKIIRIQETAEKMRVPLLYLVDSAGARITDQLEMFPGRRGAGRIFYNQVKLSGKIPQVCILFGPSAAGGAYIPAFCDIVIMVDKNASMYLGSPRMAEMVIGEKVTLEELGGARMHCSVSGCGDLLAANEEEAIAAARRYLAYFPENYTAKPPAAAPLPPRPDTKKIGEIVPENQNAPFNMYELIDALVDEGSFFEVKKLFAQELITGLARLDGKPVGIIANQPRVKGGVLFVDSADKAARFITLCDAYQIPLLFLADVPGFMIGTAVERAGIIRHGAKMISAMAEATVPKISVIVRKAYGAGLYAMASSAFEPDACLALPGAQIAVMGPEAAVNAVYSNKIQAIEDPQERQAFIQQKRQEYQEDIDIYLLASNLIVDAIIQPDELRRELIGRYEVYAGKKQQFSDRKHPVYPV; encoded by the coding sequence ATGAGCAAACACGCAGAAGAGATGCTGAGAGAACGCACGGCCCAGGTAGAAAAGGGCGGTGACGAGAAATACCATGACAAACTGAAGGAGCAGAACAAACTGTTTGTCCGTGATCGGCTGAAGCTGCTTTTTGATGACGAGTTTCTGCTGGAGGACGGCCTGTTTGCCAATTTTATGGCTGGTGATTTGCCGGCAGACGGAGTGGTAACCGCGATTGGGAAGGTGAACGGTCAAACGGTTTGTGTCATGGCCAACGATTCAACGGTAAAAGCAGGCTCCTGGGGGGCACGGACGGTAGAGAAAATCATCCGGATTCAGGAAACGGCAGAAAAAATGCGCGTTCCCCTGCTCTATCTGGTCGATTCTGCGGGAGCGCGGATTACCGATCAGCTCGAGATGTTTCCAGGCAGGCGCGGGGCCGGACGCATTTTTTACAACCAAGTAAAGCTCTCTGGAAAAATTCCGCAGGTCTGCATCCTGTTTGGACCCTCTGCTGCAGGGGGAGCGTATATTCCCGCATTTTGCGACATCGTGATCATGGTGGATAAAAACGCCAGCATGTATTTGGGTTCCCCGCGGATGGCCGAGATGGTGATCGGGGAAAAAGTGACGCTGGAAGAGCTGGGCGGCGCCCGGATGCATTGTTCCGTCAGCGGCTGCGGAGATTTGCTGGCGGCTAATGAAGAAGAGGCCATTGCCGCCGCTCGTCGCTACCTCGCCTACTTTCCGGAGAACTATACCGCCAAGCCTCCCGCCGCTGCACCATTGCCGCCGCGCCCGGATACCAAAAAGATCGGTGAGATTGTGCCGGAGAATCAGAATGCTCCATTTAATATGTACGAACTGATCGATGCGTTGGTGGACGAAGGCTCTTTCTTTGAGGTGAAAAAGCTGTTTGCCCAGGAGCTGATCACGGGGCTGGCCCGCCTGGATGGAAAACCGGTCGGCATCATTGCGAATCAGCCGCGTGTCAAAGGGGGCGTGCTGTTCGTCGACTCGGCCGACAAGGCGGCTCGATTTATCACGCTCTGCGACGCTTACCAGATTCCGCTTTTGTTCCTGGCAGATGTACCGGGCTTTATGATTGGTACCGCTGTGGAACGGGCAGGGATAATCCGCCACGGGGCCAAGATGATCTCGGCGATGGCCGAAGCGACCGTCCCGAAAATTTCTGTCATCGTCCGCAAAGCATACGGGGCAGGTTTGTACGCCATGGCCAGCTCGGCCTTTGAGCCTGATGCCTGCCTCGCCCTGCCTGGTGCCCAGATTGCTGTCATGGGACCCGAAGCAGCCGTAAATGCCGTGTACAGCAATAAAATTCAGGCGATTGAAGATCCGCAGGAACGCCAGGCATTTATTCAGCAAAAGCGTCAAGAATATCAGGAGGATATTGACATCTACCTGCTCGCCTCCAACCTGATCGTCGATGCCATCATCCAGCCGGATGAGCTGCGACGCGAGCTGATCGGCAGATATGAAGTGTATGCAGGCAAAAAGCAGCAATTTTCGGATCGGAAGCATCCGGTTTACCCAGTGTAA
- a CDS encoding ketopantoate reductase family protein — MPFQKIRMHLVVIGGGSVGLLYAARLLLSGHSVELVTRTHVQAKQLTAEGITLHQLDGRQRHTAVRSQPLEVGLPEADLYLLAVKQTDLDEILPYLQRIPPRSRVLALQNGMGHYERFTEFLDRQQCFFASNTEGARRLSPVEVEHTGTGLLRIGPWDVQENADPTCAAFVELANHSGFQAVYEQAIKPFAWRKLLANALINPLTALFEIPNGMLLESPYTIQLMRELFEEAASVANSCGEKIEERDWQEVVKICRNTSRNISSMLQDIRRRNQTEVNAINGYLVQMGRETGQPTPMHETLLRAVLLKTDMVEGKGEGRA, encoded by the coding sequence ATGCCGTTTCAGAAGATACGCATGCATCTGGTTGTCATCGGTGGCGGTTCAGTGGGACTGCTTTACGCTGCACGCTTGCTTCTGAGCGGGCATTCAGTCGAACTCGTTACCCGTACACATGTTCAAGCAAAGCAATTGACAGCGGAAGGCATTACGCTTCATCAACTGGATGGCAGGCAGCGGCACACCGCCGTTCGGAGCCAACCGCTGGAAGTAGGTTTGCCGGAAGCGGATCTTTATCTGCTGGCGGTAAAACAGACCGACCTCGATGAGATTTTGCCTTACCTGCAGAGGATTCCGCCCCGCTCTCGGGTGCTAGCACTGCAAAATGGCATGGGACACTACGAAAGATTCACGGAGTTTCTGGATCGTCAGCAGTGTTTCTTTGCCAGCAATACCGAGGGGGCACGCCGTCTTTCGCCGGTAGAGGTAGAACATACCGGGACGGGACTGCTGCGTATTGGTCCTTGGGATGTCCAGGAAAATGCGGATCCAACATGTGCCGCTTTTGTCGAACTGGCCAATCATAGCGGCTTTCAAGCTGTTTATGAGCAGGCGATCAAGCCATTTGCCTGGCGCAAACTGCTGGCAAACGCCCTGATCAACCCGCTCACCGCCCTGTTTGAGATACCAAACGGAATGCTGCTGGAATCACCTTATACCATTCAGTTGATGAGAGAGTTGTTTGAGGAGGCAGCTTCCGTAGCCAACAGCTGCGGTGAAAAAATAGAAGAGCGAGATTGGCAGGAAGTTGTAAAAATTTGCCGAAATACATCCCGGAACATATCCTCCATGTTGCAAGACATTCGGCGGCGGAATCAGACAGAAGTAAACGCTATCAACGGTTATCTCGTACAAATGGGAAGGGAAACCGGACAGCCCACCCCTATGCATGAGACATTGCTGCGCGCCGTGCTTCTGAAAACAGACATGGTCGAGGGGAAGGGAGAGGGCCGTGCGTGA
- a CDS encoding DUF3397 family protein: MTFFGKLWSLLTGTWTYFWAILTAFPFLGFPLAYFSIFAWKRDRRLAGRWAINITNFLLIRAVAVGYSVIWPEAVSVWWWITGFFVTAIALLGFIQVKWKGKLSLLKASFSVWRLSFLLFGLVYVVLYTTGIVKTMGNV; this comes from the coding sequence GTGACCTTTTTCGGTAAACTTTGGTCGTTACTTACTGGGACATGGACCTATTTTTGGGCGATCCTGACCGCGTTTCCCTTTTTGGGGTTTCCGCTCGCTTACTTCTCGATCTTTGCTTGGAAGCGAGACCGGCGTCTGGCAGGGCGCTGGGCAATCAATATCACGAATTTTTTGTTGATTCGCGCTGTCGCCGTCGGCTATAGCGTGATTTGGCCAGAGGCAGTCTCTGTCTGGTGGTGGATTACCGGGTTCTTCGTGACGGCGATCGCGTTGCTCGGTTTCATACAAGTGAAATGGAAAGGCAAGCTCTCCTTGTTGAAAGCCAGCTTTTCAGTCTGGAGATTATCTTTTCTTCTATTTGGACTGGTCTACGTGGTGTTGTATACGACCGGAATCGTAAAGACGATGGGCAACGTGTAA
- a CDS encoding helix-turn-helix domain-containing protein, whose protein sequence is MRLPIESIGHKIRMIRKERGFTLEIMANKTGLSKGLLSQVERGISQPSLDSLWKITKALEASIIHFFEDIDQKQVHVTRKTKRRQVVFPESSGTYSLLSAGGSAKLGMLEVRLQPGQQVLDKFVQGEGEECFVVAAGSVTARFHDEEHILESGDSLTFDSTKTHSIENTGQDEAVLIWSVTTPQF, encoded by the coding sequence ATGAGGCTTCCCATCGAATCGATTGGGCATAAGATTCGCATGATTCGGAAAGAGCGTGGCTTTACCCTGGAAATTATGGCGAACAAAACCGGATTGAGCAAGGGTTTGCTTAGTCAGGTTGAGCGAGGGATTTCCCAGCCTTCCTTGGATTCGTTGTGGAAGATTACCAAGGCTCTTGAGGCATCTATCATTCATTTCTTTGAGGATATTGATCAAAAGCAGGTGCATGTGACTCGCAAGACGAAACGCAGACAGGTCGTATTTCCGGAATCCAGCGGGACCTACTCGTTGTTGTCTGCTGGTGGAAGCGCCAAGCTGGGGATGCTGGAAGTGCGTTTGCAACCCGGCCAGCAGGTGTTGGACAAATTCGTGCAAGGTGAGGGAGAAGAATGCTTCGTCGTTGCAGCGGGAAGTGTAACCGCCCGTTTTCACGACGAAGAGCATATTCTGGAGTCGGGAGACAGCCTGACATTTGACAGCACCAAAACACATAGTATCGAAAACACAGGCCAGGACGAAGCTGTCCTGATCTGGTCGGTCACGACGCCTCAATTTTAA
- the bshC gene encoding bacillithiol biosynthesis cysteine-adding enzyme BshC — translation MNVECISLPLANPLADDYRQGKDSALRFFRYAPYDKRSYRERIEWLSQNDIPHREALADGLYTYNQSIGNHQEALTNIELLRQSGTMVVIGGQQAGVLTGPLYTIHKAIHLIQAAKRLSAEWGVRVVPVFWIAGEDHDIDEIDHVYGLLDQESKLYKEKLALKRSGRPSASSVQLDHSDCQAFLNKLFAGLTETKETKEIRKWAEESLATSKTIVDWFARLTAALFGKYGLILVESSLPFVRELEKPVFTQILEQNESLSSLLVKAAGELEKAGYPQQLDVGGQEANLFLYEGVDRLQLLRHGDHFVTRRGTYTQGELLELLKKDPCRFSSNVVTRPLMQEHLFPTLAFIGGPGEVAYWAYLQEIFAAFGKQLPIVLPRMSVTLVEGAIARLLKEFDLSIERALGGFASWKEEWEAQQGPYPLTDRFQEVRDALRELYQPVVSEVARLEPGLKHLAEKNAARLQEQVDFLERRLHAALDQREDIGLRRLYRLETALYPAGGLQERKLTILPFLNRHGLSLIDRLVEAPFVHDDSHQVLYL, via the coding sequence ATGAATGTTGAATGCATATCACTTCCGTTGGCCAATCCATTGGCAGACGATTACCGGCAAGGTAAAGATAGCGCTTTGCGTTTTTTTAGGTATGCGCCCTATGACAAGCGCTCCTATCGGGAGAGGATCGAGTGGCTATCGCAAAATGATATTCCCCACCGCGAAGCATTGGCGGATGGTTTGTATACGTACAACCAGTCTATCGGCAATCACCAGGAAGCTCTGACAAACATCGAACTGCTGCGGCAGTCGGGAACCATGGTGGTCATCGGCGGTCAGCAGGCAGGTGTGCTAACCGGGCCTCTCTACACCATCCACAAAGCCATCCATTTGATCCAGGCTGCCAAGCGGCTGTCTGCGGAGTGGGGGGTAAGGGTTGTTCCCGTATTTTGGATTGCTGGAGAAGACCATGATATTGATGAGATTGATCATGTTTACGGGCTTCTCGATCAAGAGAGCAAACTGTACAAGGAAAAGCTGGCGCTAAAGCGATCCGGACGGCCGTCAGCAAGCAGTGTGCAGCTTGACCACAGTGATTGTCAGGCTTTCCTGAACAAGCTATTTGCCGGTCTGACGGAGACAAAGGAGACAAAAGAAATTCGCAAGTGGGCGGAAGAGAGCCTGGCAACCTCGAAAACCATCGTGGATTGGTTTGCCCGCTTGACGGCCGCGTTATTTGGAAAGTACGGCCTGATTCTGGTTGAATCCTCCCTTCCCTTTGTCAGAGAGCTGGAAAAACCGGTTTTTACGCAGATTCTGGAACAAAACGAATCGCTCAGCTCCCTGCTGGTGAAGGCGGCTGGAGAGCTGGAAAAGGCGGGGTATCCCCAACAGTTGGATGTGGGCGGGCAAGAGGCCAATCTGTTTCTCTACGAAGGAGTGGACCGCCTGCAGCTACTTCGACATGGCGATCACTTCGTCACCCGCAGGGGCACCTATACCCAGGGTGAACTGCTTGAGCTGCTGAAGAAAGACCCCTGTCGATTCAGCTCAAATGTAGTGACCCGCCCGCTGATGCAGGAGCATTTGTTTCCGACCCTTGCTTTTATCGGAGGGCCGGGTGAGGTTGCTTATTGGGCGTATTTACAAGAGATTTTTGCAGCCTTCGGCAAACAGTTGCCGATCGTCCTCCCGCGGATGTCTGTGACGCTGGTTGAGGGGGCGATTGCCCGTCTGCTGAAGGAATTTGACCTGAGCATCGAGCGCGCGCTGGGAGGATTTGCGTCCTGGAAAGAAGAGTGGGAGGCCCAGCAGGGACCCTATCCGCTGACCGATCGTTTTCAGGAGGTGCGAGACGCCTTGCGGGAGCTGTACCAGCCCGTAGTCAGCGAAGTGGCCCGGTTGGAGCCGGGACTGAAGCATTTGGCGGAAAAAAATGCAGCGCGGCTCCAAGAGCAGGTAGATTTCTTGGAAAGACGGCTGCACGCAGCGCTCGATCAACGAGAGGATATCGGATTGCGACGACTGTACCGGCTGGAAACGGCATTATATCCGGCAGGAGGGCTGCAAGAGCGGAAGCTGACGATCCTGCCGTTTCTCAATAGACACGGACTGTCACTGATCGATCGACTCGTCGAGGCGCCTTTTGTCCACGATGACAGTCATCAGGTTCTGTATTTGTAA
- a CDS encoding S-layer homology domain-containing protein yields MQNKMTNRGKWVWMAAFALSVTCFFTGAGAGLQTAEARYTDQISSKTFVDTDRHWAKKEIDEAVRAGWLQGFPDGTFRPEQPVSQEQFMALLERLLPAYNGHEPDDLSRELYLSPVQGRWSEKTYKHLFSAGIIPNGKPEEPVTRVEAARLSLAALGKQSEGEKYRGTSSRFFNDVSPDKENQVLTIYPIYKLGVMTGYPDGTFRPDDRVTRAQAVVLLKGIKEAAAELYPGQVTEAERVAMTKAVDTFVTGVMDKERIRRYDELVAYVQKQKLPVSERFLQEHFSFMKYEVYDYASFPRFDELIYYAKISDGKYRMTVQYYAGELGGSMDRTFYLASEDGKSFRLIGKDE; encoded by the coding sequence ATGCAGAACAAGATGACAAACAGAGGAAAATGGGTATGGATGGCGGCTTTTGCCCTTTCCGTTACCTGCTTCTTTACGGGTGCGGGAGCTGGCCTACAGACAGCTGAGGCCCGTTATACCGATCAGATCAGCAGCAAAACCTTCGTCGATACAGATCGTCATTGGGCGAAAAAAGAGATCGATGAAGCCGTGCGAGCGGGTTGGCTGCAGGGTTTTCCAGATGGCACGTTTCGTCCGGAGCAGCCTGTTTCACAAGAACAGTTCATGGCTTTGCTCGAACGCCTCTTGCCCGCCTACAATGGCCATGAGCCCGATGACTTATCTCGGGAGCTGTATCTGAGCCCTGTACAGGGACGATGGTCAGAAAAAACCTACAAGCATCTGTTTTCGGCAGGAATCATCCCGAATGGCAAGCCGGAGGAGCCCGTTACTCGCGTAGAAGCGGCAAGGCTGTCGCTGGCTGCCCTGGGCAAGCAATCGGAGGGAGAAAAATATCGGGGCACTTCCTCTCGCTTTTTTAATGATGTCTCGCCTGACAAAGAAAATCAGGTTCTCACGATATACCCGATTTACAAGCTGGGAGTCATGACTGGCTACCCGGACGGCACATTTCGTCCGGATGATCGCGTGACCCGTGCGCAGGCTGTCGTCTTGCTGAAAGGGATCAAGGAAGCGGCAGCGGAGCTGTATCCGGGGCAGGTCACTGAAGCGGAGCGCGTGGCGATGACAAAAGCCGTTGATACGTTTGTCACCGGTGTGATGGACAAGGAGAGGATTCGTCGCTATGACGAGCTGGTCGCCTATGTGCAGAAACAGAAGCTGCCAGTGAGTGAGCGATTCCTGCAGGAGCATTTTTCCTTTATGAAATATGAGGTGTATGATTACGCCAGTTTTCCCCGCTTTGATGAACTGATCTACTACGCGAAAATCAGCGACGGGAAATACCGGATGACTGTGCAGTACTATGCGGGGGAACTGGGAGGCAGTATGGACCGGACCTTTTATCTCGCTTCGGAGGATGGAAAGAGCTTCCGTCTGATCGGAAAAGACGAATAA
- a CDS encoding APC family permease, with amino-acid sequence MENSAPHSSGLTKTLSLPHIVTLYIGAVIGSGVLLLPGLAAEKAGPASILAWLLMTILVLPMAITMGLLSAKHPSSGGVSTFVRLAYGDRFGNMVGWFFLLSVPMGAPIVAVTASHYAAVLLDWGPLQVYLAAALILLAVVSMNVFGLQVASRVQTVVVGLIVAILVLAVIAALPHAQVSHFTPFVPHGWLSVAQVAGLLFWCFIGWEAVTHLSEEFVNPEKNAVRGVLWSAGIVALLYFSVALLTVATHSYGLGRSEASLSVMVQLSLGPVGGWIVGVTALFICVATVNAYIGAASRIAYALAREGSAPRWFGLLHRKYRTPIGGLLFLTLCFALVLTVLALGWIDLARLIQLPNATFFATYIGGCLAGIHLLKESRYGRLAAWTSLIVTGALYPFLGWSALYPLVIAGLLLLWEKRKKTTVPARS; translated from the coding sequence ATGGAAAACTCCGCTCCACACTCCAGCGGCCTTACGAAGACACTGTCACTACCCCATATTGTCACACTGTACATTGGGGCCGTCATCGGCTCGGGTGTACTGCTCCTCCCCGGCTTGGCTGCCGAAAAAGCGGGCCCCGCCTCGATTCTGGCCTGGCTGCTGATGACGATCCTGGTGCTGCCGATGGCCATCACAATGGGATTGTTATCGGCGAAACACCCCAGTTCGGGAGGCGTCTCCACGTTTGTGCGCCTGGCATACGGGGACCGCTTCGGCAATATGGTCGGTTGGTTTTTTCTGCTTTCGGTTCCCATGGGTGCCCCGATTGTCGCCGTCACCGCCTCCCACTATGCAGCCGTGCTTCTTGATTGGGGACCGCTTCAGGTCTACCTCGCAGCCGCACTCATCCTGCTGGCTGTCGTGAGCATGAACGTGTTTGGGCTGCAGGTGGCCAGCCGCGTTCAGACCGTCGTTGTCGGTCTGATCGTAGCCATCCTGGTCCTGGCTGTGATCGCTGCTCTGCCACACGCGCAGGTATCCCACTTTACTCCATTTGTGCCGCATGGCTGGTTGAGTGTGGCCCAGGTCGCAGGCTTGCTGTTCTGGTGCTTTATCGGCTGGGAGGCCGTTACTCATCTGTCTGAGGAATTCGTCAATCCGGAGAAAAACGCTGTTCGTGGTGTGCTCTGGAGTGCTGGCATCGTCGCTTTGCTTTACTTTTCTGTCGCGCTGTTAACCGTGGCTACCCACAGCTACGGGCTGGGACGCTCAGAAGCGTCGCTCAGTGTGATGGTTCAGCTTTCGCTGGGTCCCGTCGGCGGCTGGATCGTAGGGGTGACCGCCCTGTTTATCTGTGTGGCGACGGTCAATGCCTATATTGGCGCTGCTTCGCGGATTGCTTACGCCCTTGCACGGGAAGGCTCTGCACCGCGCTGGTTTGGCCTGCTTCACCGGAAATACCGGACCCCCATCGGCGGACTGCTCTTTTTGACGCTTTGCTTCGCCCTCGTACTTACGGTTCTCGCTCTGGGCTGGATCGATCTTGCCCGCCTGATCCAGCTTCCCAACGCCACTTTTTTTGCCACCTACATTGGCGGTTGTCTGGCCGGGATTCATCTTCTCAAAGAGAGTCGCTACGGTCGGCTTGCCGCGTGGACCTCGCTGATTGTCACGGGTGCCCTTTACCCTTTTCTCGGCTGGTCGGCTCTCTACCCGCTGGTCATCGCAGGACTTCTCCTGCTCTGGGAGAAACGAAAAAAAACAACCGTACCCGCTCGAAGCTAG
- a CDS encoding LysR family transcriptional regulator: MDTRYLQTFREVAKWQSFTRAAEVLGYAQSSVTTQIQNLEQEFGVTLFERWGRKIKLTHAGEVLLDYCGQLLGLLDEAKMQLSEQSEMAGTITIGTVESLAAFYLPPYLQTFRREQPQMKVLLTPGICHELRQGVKDGTYDFAVVLDWLQSHPDLDCVNLGEEKLVVIATPEHPLTKKKLVKAEDFAGEQWIFPEAGCSYRAMIESVLRDCGTGIETSLEFGSLEAIKQCVAYGLGIAIVPMIAITEEVEKGLVTVLPFSHPDIRVYRQLVYHKKKWMPRSMRYFLELLSGKGGTGEKVNAKNTAE, from the coding sequence TTGGATACTCGTTATCTGCAAACCTTCCGCGAAGTAGCCAAATGGCAAAGCTTTACCCGTGCTGCCGAGGTATTGGGGTATGCGCAATCCAGTGTCACGACCCAAATACAGAATCTGGAGCAGGAATTTGGCGTCACGCTGTTTGAGCGATGGGGACGTAAAATCAAGCTGACTCATGCCGGGGAAGTTCTTCTCGATTACTGTGGTCAGTTACTGGGTTTACTGGATGAGGCAAAAATGCAGCTAAGCGAGCAGTCAGAGATGGCAGGCACGATCACGATTGGGACGGTAGAATCGCTGGCAGCATTCTATTTGCCGCCTTATCTGCAAACCTTTCGCCGCGAGCAGCCGCAGATGAAAGTTTTGCTTACGCCTGGAATCTGCCACGAGCTTCGCCAGGGAGTGAAGGACGGCACCTACGATTTTGCGGTTGTGCTCGACTGGCTGCAGTCTCACCCCGATTTGGACTGTGTCAACCTAGGAGAAGAAAAGTTGGTCGTCATCGCTACCCCCGAACATCCGCTGACAAAGAAAAAGCTTGTGAAAGCCGAGGATTTTGCCGGAGAGCAGTGGATATTCCCCGAAGCGGGCTGCAGCTATCGCGCGATGATCGAGTCTGTTCTGCGGGACTGCGGCACCGGTATCGAAACGTCGCTGGAATTTGGCAGTTTGGAGGCGATCAAGCAGTGCGTGGCATACGGACTGGGAATAGCCATCGTCCCCATGATCGCCATCACGGAAGAAGTAGAGAAGGGGCTTGTTACGGTACTTCCCTTTTCCCATCCGGATATCCGTGTGTACCGACAGCTCGTGTATCATAAAAAGAAGTGGATGCCGCGCTCGATGCGCTATTTTCTTGAACTGCTTTCCGGCAAAGGCGGTACTGGCGAGAAAGTAAACGCTAAAAACACAGCGGAATAG
- a CDS encoding adenosylhomocysteinase: MNMVSESIVKDMALAPNGHLKIDWVKEHMPVLNRIRERFEKEKPFAGLKVAISLHLEAKTAYLAKVVQAGGAEVTITGSNPLSTQDDVCAALVEDGIRVFAKYNPSPEEYKSHMIKTLETRPDLIIDDGGDLVTILHSERRDLLSQVRGGAEETTTGILRLKALEKEGKLEFPMVAVNDAFCKYLFDNRYGTGQSVWDGINRTTNLVVAGKTVVVVGYGWCGKGVAMRAKGLGAKVIVTEIDAIKAVEAYMDGFEVMPMSEAAKHGDYFVTVTGNRDVIRKEHFEVMKDGAILSNAGHFDVEVNKVELEALSKSKRTVRKDIEEFVLADGRKVYLLAEGRLVNLAAGDGHPAEIMDMTFALQAVSLEHVNKQYESIGKRVLNVPYELDAMVAQYKLEALGIRIDKLTDEQKAYLDSWVE; the protein is encoded by the coding sequence ATGAACATGGTATCTGAAAGCATTGTAAAAGATATGGCTCTCGCACCAAACGGTCATCTGAAGATCGACTGGGTAAAAGAACATATGCCGGTACTTAACCGCATCCGTGAGCGTTTTGAAAAGGAAAAGCCATTTGCAGGTCTGAAAGTGGCAATCTCTCTTCACCTGGAAGCGAAAACTGCTTATCTGGCGAAAGTCGTGCAAGCAGGCGGCGCCGAGGTAACCATTACTGGGTCCAACCCTCTGTCCACACAAGACGACGTATGCGCTGCCCTGGTGGAAGACGGCATTCGCGTTTTCGCCAAGTACAACCCATCGCCGGAAGAGTATAAAAGCCACATGATCAAAACACTGGAGACCCGTCCCGACCTGATCATTGACGACGGCGGCGATCTGGTGACGATCTTGCACAGTGAGCGCCGTGATCTGCTTTCCCAGGTGCGTGGCGGTGCGGAAGAGACGACTACCGGCATCTTGCGCCTCAAGGCTCTGGAAAAGGAAGGCAAGCTGGAATTCCCGATGGTCGCAGTTAACGACGCGTTCTGCAAATACTTGTTTGACAACCGCTATGGTACGGGTCAATCTGTATGGGACGGTATCAACCGTACAACCAACCTGGTAGTGGCAGGCAAGACGGTCGTGGTCGTCGGTTATGGCTGGTGCGGAAAAGGCGTAGCGATGCGTGCAAAAGGTCTGGGTGCGAAAGTGATCGTAACCGAGATCGACGCCATCAAAGCAGTGGAAGCGTACATGGACGGATTTGAAGTGATGCCGATGAGCGAAGCGGCGAAACACGGTGATTACTTTGTGACCGTGACTGGAAACCGTGACGTAATTCGCAAAGAGCATTTTGAAGTGATGAAAGACGGTGCGATCCTCTCCAATGCCGGCCACTTCGATGTCGAAGTAAACAAGGTAGAGCTGGAAGCGTTGTCGAAATCCAAGCGCACGGTTCGCAAAGATATCGAGGAATTTGTCCTTGCCGATGGTCGAAAAGTGTATCTCCTGGCCGAAGGGCGTCTGGTCAACCTGGCAGCGGGGGACGGTCACCCGGCAGAAATTATGGACATGACATTTGCTCTGCAAGCCGTTTCTCTGGAGCATGTAAACAAACAGTACGAATCCATCGGCAAGCGCGTGCTGAACGTACCGTACGAGCTGGATGCGATGGTCGCCCAATACAAACTGGAAGCACTGGGAATCAGAATCGACAAGCTGACCGACGAACAAAAAGCATATCTGGATAGCTGGGTCGAATAA
- the mraZ gene encoding division/cell wall cluster transcriptional repressor MraZ, protein MFMGEYQHSIDDKGRLTIPAKFRDGLGTSFVVTRGLDQCLFVYPMEEWKALEERLKMLPFTKADARAFTRFFFSGASECEWDKQGRVNIPSTLRDYATLQKECVVIGVSNRVEIWSKDRWENYFAESEGSFGEIAEKLVDFDL, encoded by the coding sequence GTGTTTATGGGTGAATACCAGCATAGCATCGATGATAAAGGCCGGTTGACGATCCCTGCCAAATTCCGTGATGGCCTTGGCACATCCTTCGTTGTTACCCGCGGACTTGACCAATGTCTGTTCGTCTACCCGATGGAAGAGTGGAAAGCTTTGGAGGAGCGGCTGAAGATGCTGCCGTTTACCAAAGCCGATGCACGCGCGTTTACGCGATTTTTCTTTTCGGGTGCATCAGAATGTGAGTGGGACAAGCAGGGAAGGGTAAATATACCGTCTACTCTGCGTGATTACGCCACGCTTCAAAAAGAGTGCGTTGTCATTGGGGTTTCCAATCGCGTGGAGATTTGGAGCAAAGATCGATGGGAGAATTATTTCGCTGAGTCGGAAGGCTCCTTCGGAGAGATCGCAGAGAAGCTTGTGGATTTTGATTTGTAG